In Micromonospora sp. WMMD980, the following are encoded in one genomic region:
- a CDS encoding alpha/beta fold hydrolase translates to MRSPVARVGRALAGRPRRIVAAAVVVVLVAAALVWAVRPQGADFRTESALVSVRSGPGGDEPVDLDTTLYLPGDASDRNRVPAVLLAHGFGGTKESVRADAEDLVARGYAVLTWTACGFGRSGGQIHLDNPDYEVRDAQRLLDRLAARPEVRLDAAGDPRVGVVGGSYGGGLALLLAAQDPRVDAIVPMITWNDLSRAFLPESTGKAPTEGVFKKGWAGIFFGGGGSAGSGPAGLSGATAAAPEGAPASAGPASPQPGAGPGSGSGRAPGGAADPSCGRFAADVCAAYLRIATTGRADAAAVELLRRSSPAGVLDRIKAPTLLVQGEADTLFPLTEADANARGIAAAGTPVRVAWFTGGHDGGAGPTSDSDRVKFLTAQWLDHYVKGEGAAPGDSFTFSRIAGFDALDRGLVATGYRTDDYPGVAGQERRDVALTGPAQPVAVPPNGNPAAISAIPFAGALGSLLDGVAGDIPGQHARFESAPLDDPVDVVGAPTVRIRAASATGEAVLFVKLYDVDPQGAATLPDGLVAPVRLTGLPADLDAATPVTVTLPAIVRRVEAGHRLRLVVATSDQAYASPAQPAVHTVALGGGPLVLPTVDAAPIPTSAAVWRWVLAGLLAAIVVGLVVVVLLTRRRHRRQDRSVHPEYAGVPLAVRNLRKEYADGFVAVSDVDFEVHPGQVVGLLGPNGAGKTTTLRVLMGLTQPTAGEIYVFGHRLVPGSPVLSRIGALVEGPGFLPHLSGLDNLRAYWRATGRPWEDAHFDEALEIAGLGDSVHRRTKKYSHGMRQRLAIAQAMLGLPELLVLDEPTDGLDPPQIAEMRRVLQRYATDGRAVLVSSHLLAEVEQTCTHAVVVNKGRIVASGPVEEIVGESPSVLFEVSDPDAARSVLDRLGGVRVLPDDDGALVVDTNGTARSEVVAELVRAGIGVDRVVPRRRLEDAFLALVGENSRGSGDR, encoded by the coding sequence ATGAGATCACCCGTCGCGCGGGTCGGGCGCGCCCTCGCCGGCCGCCCGCGCCGGATCGTCGCCGCCGCGGTGGTGGTCGTCCTGGTCGCCGCCGCCCTGGTCTGGGCGGTCCGGCCGCAGGGCGCGGACTTCCGGACCGAGTCGGCGTTGGTGAGCGTCCGCTCCGGGCCGGGCGGCGACGAGCCGGTCGACCTGGACACCACGCTCTACCTGCCCGGCGACGCCTCCGACCGGAACCGGGTGCCGGCGGTGCTGCTGGCGCACGGCTTCGGCGGCACCAAGGAGTCGGTGCGCGCCGACGCGGAGGACCTGGTCGCCCGCGGCTACGCGGTGCTCACCTGGACCGCCTGCGGCTTCGGTCGCAGCGGCGGCCAGATCCACCTCGACAACCCTGACTACGAGGTGCGCGACGCGCAGCGCCTGCTGGACCGGCTCGCCGCCCGCCCGGAGGTGCGTCTCGACGCGGCCGGCGACCCTCGGGTGGGCGTGGTCGGCGGCTCGTACGGCGGCGGCCTGGCCCTGCTGCTGGCCGCGCAGGACCCCCGGGTCGACGCCATCGTCCCGATGATCACCTGGAACGACCTGTCCCGCGCGTTCCTGCCGGAGAGCACCGGCAAGGCGCCGACCGAGGGCGTGTTCAAGAAGGGCTGGGCCGGGATCTTCTTCGGCGGTGGCGGCAGCGCCGGCTCCGGCCCGGCCGGGCTGTCCGGCGCCACCGCCGCCGCACCCGAGGGCGCGCCCGCCTCGGCCGGTCCGGCGAGCCCGCAGCCGGGTGCCGGCCCGGGCAGCGGCTCCGGCCGGGCGCCCGGTGGCGCCGCCGACCCGTCCTGCGGCCGGTTCGCCGCCGACGTCTGCGCCGCGTACCTGCGCATCGCCACCACCGGTCGGGCCGACGCCGCCGCGGTCGAGCTGCTGCGCCGCTCGTCGCCGGCCGGCGTGCTGGACCGGATCAAGGCGCCCACGCTGCTGGTGCAGGGTGAGGCGGACACCCTCTTCCCGCTCACCGAGGCGGACGCCAACGCGCGCGGCATCGCCGCCGCCGGCACCCCGGTGCGGGTCGCCTGGTTCACCGGCGGTCACGACGGCGGCGCCGGGCCGACCTCCGACTCGGACCGGGTGAAGTTCCTGACCGCGCAGTGGCTCGACCACTACGTCAAGGGCGAGGGGGCGGCACCGGGCGACTCCTTCACGTTCTCCCGGATCGCCGGCTTCGACGCGCTCGACCGGGGCCTGGTGGCCACCGGCTACCGCACCGACGACTACCCGGGCGTGGCCGGGCAGGAGCGCCGCGACGTCGCGCTCACCGGGCCGGCCCAGCCAGTCGCGGTGCCACCGAACGGTAACCCGGCGGCGATCTCGGCGATCCCGTTCGCCGGGGCGCTCGGCTCGCTGCTGGACGGCGTGGCCGGCGACATCCCCGGCCAGCACGCCCGCTTCGAGTCGGCGCCGCTGGACGACCCGGTCGACGTGGTGGGCGCGCCGACCGTGCGGATCCGGGCCGCCTCGGCGACCGGCGAGGCGGTGCTCTTCGTCAAGCTCTACGACGTCGACCCGCAGGGCGCGGCCACGCTGCCGGACGGCCTGGTCGCGCCGGTGCGGCTGACCGGCCTGCCGGCCGACCTCGACGCGGCGACGCCGGTGACGGTCACGCTGCCGGCGATCGTCCGGCGGGTCGAGGCCGGGCACCGGCTGCGGCTGGTGGTGGCGACGTCGGACCAGGCGTACGCCTCGCCGGCGCAACCGGCGGTGCACACCGTGGCGCTCGGCGGCGGCCCGCTGGTGCTGCCCACCGTGGACGCCGCGCCGATCCCGACCTCGGCCGCGGTCTGGCGCTGGGTGCTGGCCGGCCTGCTCGCCGCGATCGTGGTGGGGCTCGTCGTGGTCGTGCTGCTCACCCGCCGCCGGCACCGTCGCCAGGACCGCTCGGTGCACCCGGAGTACGCGGGCGTCCCGCTCGCCGTGCGTAACCTGCGCAAGGAGTACGCGGACGGTTTCGTCGCCGTCTCCGACGTCGACTTCGAGGTGCACCCCGGGCAGGTGGTGGGCCTGCTCGGGCCGAACGGCGCCGGCAAGACCACCACGCTGCGGGTGCTGATGGGGCTGACCCAGCCCACGGCCGGCGAGATCTACGTGTTCGGGCATCGGCTGGTGCCCGGCTCGCCGGTGCTCTCCCGGATCGGCGCGCTGGTCGAGGGGCCCGGTTTCCTGCCGCACCTGTCCGGGCTGGACAACCTCAGGGCGTACTGGCGGGCCACCGGGCGGCCGTGGGAGGACGCGCACTTCGACGAGGCGCTGGAGATCGCCGGCCTGGGCGACTCGGTGCACCGGCGGACGAAGAAGTACAGCCACGGCATGCGGCAGCGGCTCGCCATCGCCCAGGCCATGCTCGGCCTGCCCGAGCTGCTGGTGCTCGACGAGCCGACGGACGGGCTCGACCCGCCGCAGATCGCCGAGATGCGGCGGGTGCTCCAGCGTTACGCCACGGACGGCCGGGCGGTGCTGGTCTCCAGCCACCTGCTGGCCGAGGTGGAGCAGACCTGCACGCACGCGGTGGTGGTGAACAAGGGGCGGATCGTGGCGTCCGGACCGGTCGAGGAGATCGTCGGCGAGTCGCCGAGCGTGTTGTTCGAGGTGAGCGACCCGGACGCCGCGCGGTCGGTGCTCGACCGGCTCGGCGGCGTGCGGGTGCTGCCCGACGACGACGGCGCGCTGGTGGTCGACACCAACGGCACCGCCCGCAGCGAGGTGGTGGCCGAACTGGTCCGGGCCGGCATCGGGGTGGACCGGGTGGTGCCCCGGCGCCGCCTGGAGGACGCGTTCCTCGCCCTGGTCGGCGAGAACTCTCGGGGAAGCGGGGACCGGTGA
- a CDS encoding ABC transporter permease subunit, translated as MVGSQVAPQGGGGAAAGYRPSATMPFGAEFRRQATRRRTQLALGFMVLLPLIVLVAFQFDSSDDDGGGRGEFASLADLATSGGLNFTLFSILVSASFLLVVVVALFCGDTVASEASWGSLRYLLAVPVPRARLLAVKLVVALAYSGLALLLLAGTALVAGTLRYGWKPLSSQVSAELAPGEGLLRLLGVLGYLAVVLLVVAGLAFLLSVTTDAALGAVGGAVLLWILSSILDQITALGGLRNLLPTHYSSAWLGLLSSPTQTDDVVKGAISAVVYATLFWSLAFWRFTRKDITS; from the coding sequence ATGGTGGGCTCTCAGGTGGCGCCGCAAGGCGGTGGCGGGGCGGCGGCCGGCTACCGGCCCTCGGCCACGATGCCGTTCGGCGCGGAGTTCCGGCGGCAGGCGACGCGCCGGCGTACCCAGCTGGCGCTGGGCTTCATGGTGCTGCTGCCGCTGATCGTCCTGGTGGCGTTCCAGTTTGACTCCTCGGACGACGACGGCGGCGGGCGGGGCGAGTTCGCCAGCCTGGCCGATCTGGCCACCTCCGGCGGGCTCAACTTCACCCTGTTCTCGATCCTGGTGTCGGCGTCGTTCCTGCTGGTCGTGGTGGTGGCGCTGTTCTGCGGTGACACCGTGGCCAGCGAGGCGAGCTGGGGCAGCCTGCGCTACCTGCTGGCGGTGCCGGTGCCCCGGGCCCGGCTGCTGGCGGTGAAGCTGGTGGTCGCGCTCGCGTACTCCGGCCTGGCGTTGCTGCTGCTGGCCGGCACCGCGCTGGTCGCCGGCACGTTGCGCTACGGCTGGAAACCGCTGAGCAGCCAGGTCTCCGCGGAGCTGGCCCCGGGCGAGGGTCTGCTCCGGCTGCTCGGGGTGCTCGGCTACCTGGCGGTGGTGCTGCTGGTGGTGGCCGGGCTGGCCTTCCTGCTGTCGGTGACCACCGATGCCGCGCTCGGCGCCGTCGGCGGGGCGGTGCTGCTCTGGATCCTGTCCAGCATCCTCGACCAGATCACCGCCCTGGGCGGCCTGCGCAACCTGCTGCCGACCCACTACAGCAGCGCCTGGCTGGGCCTGCTGTCGTCGCCGACGCAGACCGACGACGTGGTCAAGGGCGCGATCTCGGCGGTCGTCTACGCGACGCTGTTCTGGTCGCTCGCCTTCTGGCGCTTCACCCGCAAGGACATCACGAGCTGA
- a CDS encoding DUF4232 domain-containing protein — MRGAAVGTGFRTALTLLAACTRAPAPIDPPPDRGDRPGTAPSPPACPPDGTRITKTGVSAAMGLRAMGLELVNCGDQPYGLRGYPAVRLADADGEPVTVRIIPGAAGITSGFDAPPTTLVLRPGERAGAALLWRNTVTDAAVGATEGRQLDVAPVTGRPTQPVALDGPIDLGTTGRLGVSAWKRRDPRPTAPDAPPSSAVTPVDPL; from the coding sequence ATGCGGGGCGCGGCGGTCGGGACCGGTTTCCGCACGGCGTTGACGCTGCTGGCGGCGTGCACCCGGGCGCCGGCGCCGATCGACCCGCCGCCCGACCGCGGGGATCGGCCGGGCACGGCACCCAGTCCGCCGGCCTGCCCCCCGGACGGCACCCGGATCACCAAGACCGGGGTGAGCGCCGCGATGGGGCTGCGGGCCATGGGCCTGGAACTGGTCAACTGCGGAGACCAGCCGTACGGGTTGCGCGGCTATCCGGCGGTCCGCCTCGCCGACGCCGACGGGGAGCCGGTCACGGTTCGGATCATCCCCGGCGCCGCCGGGATCACCTCCGGCTTCGACGCCCCACCCACCACACTCGTGCTGCGCCCGGGCGAGCGGGCCGGCGCCGCGCTGCTCTGGCGCAACACCGTCACCGACGCGGCAGTGGGGGCGACCGAGGGTCGACAGCTCGACGTCGCGCCGGTGACCGGTCGGCCGACGCAACCCGTCGCGCTGGACGGGCCGATCGACCTCGGCACCACCGGCCGGCTCGGGGTGAGCGCCTGGAAGCGCCGCGACCCCCGCCCGACCGCGCCGGACGCCCCGCCGTCCTCGGCCGTCACCCCGGTCGACCCGCTCTGA